The following coding sequences lie in one Vibrio spartinae genomic window:
- a CDS encoding CHASE domain-containing protein codes for MSSQSKEMEYKIIGVSSGLHWYHWLVISLSLLLTFGAYYVTERQTNLKIANQFGFQSQQIVELVQERMIRYEEALWAGVSALKMFPHDAARADWRTFSTSLQIDQRFPGINGIGVIHYVPPEKLSNYLSWQRSSLDDYAIHPEHVEPEYWPITYIEPQAENRRAVGLDMAHEINRYTAAKKARNTHLANITGPITLVQDDQRTPGFLFYAPWYSSGQPSDQYGETNGDFKGLVYAPFIMFKLMDGTLKNVNRLVNFSIYDGDTLLYTELDSNSENLDPDPLFQREITLELYGRVWRFSLQSTELFRAQQSYAQPFIILFGGLVIDVLLFVVFFILARSNRNAIEYAHKATANLKLRTEELEQTSYSLQQKNRDLEEANSELDQFAFVASHDLKAPLRGINQLAQWIEEDSEGALTETTYSHLNLMKSRISRLERLLNDLLIYSRVGRNDELTSSVNVVSMIDDIFHLLNHDSRFSLTVEGPDEEVITMVTPLEQIIRNLIGNAMKHHDQETGNIAITVSQSPQSLHFEVSDDGPGIPAEHQEKVFELFHTLRPRDQVEGSGLGLSIIKKILDRYHCAYQIQSDGQRGLTFSFAWPIGMQPQNTKDDAKDQS; via the coding sequence ATGTCATCTCAATCAAAAGAAATGGAATATAAAATTATTGGCGTCTCTTCCGGGTTGCATTGGTATCATTGGCTTGTGATCTCTCTGTCTCTATTATTAACGTTTGGTGCTTATTACGTGACCGAACGTCAAACCAATCTTAAAATCGCTAATCAATTTGGGTTTCAGTCACAGCAAATTGTCGAGCTGGTACAAGAGCGAATGATACGCTACGAAGAAGCATTATGGGCGGGCGTTTCTGCATTGAAAATGTTCCCGCATGATGCTGCGCGGGCAGATTGGCGAACGTTTTCAACCAGCTTACAGATTGATCAGCGTTTCCCGGGAATTAACGGGATTGGCGTCATTCATTATGTTCCCCCGGAAAAGCTCTCGAACTACCTGTCATGGCAAAGATCATCACTGGATGATTACGCGATTCATCCTGAACACGTTGAGCCGGAATACTGGCCGATCACTTATATTGAACCGCAAGCGGAAAACCGCAGAGCGGTTGGTTTAGACATGGCGCACGAAATCAATCGATATACCGCAGCGAAAAAAGCACGCAATACACATCTGGCGAACATTACCGGCCCGATTACTTTAGTTCAGGATGACCAGAGAACACCGGGATTTTTATTTTATGCGCCGTGGTATTCATCGGGTCAGCCTTCTGACCAATATGGTGAAACGAATGGTGATTTTAAAGGGCTGGTGTATGCGCCTTTCATTATGTTCAAATTGATGGATGGCACGTTAAAAAATGTCAACCGCCTCGTCAATTTCAGCATCTATGACGGTGACACGTTACTGTACACCGAACTGGATTCAAATTCTGAAAATCTCGATCCTGACCCATTGTTCCAACGAGAGATTACTCTGGAACTCTATGGGCGGGTATGGCGTTTTAGTCTGCAATCGACAGAGCTATTCCGAGCGCAACAAAGCTATGCTCAGCCTTTCATCATTTTGTTTGGTGGCTTGGTGATTGATGTGCTGCTCTTTGTTGTCTTCTTTATTCTCGCCCGATCAAATCGCAATGCGATTGAGTATGCCCACAAAGCCACCGCCAATTTGAAATTGCGGACAGAAGAACTGGAACAGACCAGTTACAGCCTCCAGCAAAAAAATCGAGATCTGGAAGAGGCAAACAGCGAACTGGATCAGTTTGCCTTTGTGGCCTCACATGATTTAAAAGCGCCGCTCAGAGGGATCAATCAGTTGGCGCAATGGATTGAAGAAGACAGTGAAGGGGCGCTGACAGAAACGACTTATTCGCACCTCAATTTAATGAAGAGTCGGATCTCTCGCCTTGAGCGTTTATTAAATGATTTACTTATCTATTCTCGTGTTGGCAGAAATGACGAATTGACCAGTTCTGTGAATGTCGTGTCTATGATTGATGATATCTTTCATTTGCTCAATCACGACAGTCGTTTCTCGTTAACCGTCGAGGGACCAGATGAAGAGGTGATAACGATGGTCACGCCGTTGGAACAAATTATCAGAAATCTGATCGGCAACGCAATGAAGCATCATGACCAAGAGACGGGAAATATTGCCATCACAGTGTCTCAGTCTCCTCAATCTCTTCACTTTGAAGTGAGCGATGATGGGCCGGGGATCCCGGCTGAACATCAGGAGAAAGTCTTTGAATTGTTCCATACCCTAAGACCGCGAGATCAGGTTGAAGGCAGTGGCTTGGGGTTATCGATCATTAAAAAAATATTAGACCGGTACCACTGCGCATATCAGATTCAGTCCGATGGGCAACGTGGGCTCACTTTTTCATTTGCTTGGCCGATTGGTATGCAGCCACAGAATACAAAAGACGATGCAAAAGACCAATCATAA
- a CDS encoding putative bifunctional diguanylate cyclase/phosphodiesterase, with translation MDILIIDDDAVDRMSAIRTLRKSELVLDRIDQSDTAAEGIRLASEHNYDVILLDYQIPPSNGIEILREIRGGNDYSTAIVMLSHSNDERLALACVEAGAQDFIMKSEVTSSRLKRAILISQERHSLEQEVRSSHDQLRYIAERDSLTGLRNRYFFDETLRDAVTRNSRTGEQLVLLLLDLDNFKKVNDVLGHQAGDRLLQEIARRLEQPIRESDKLCRLGGDEFAILVYDLPQLEHVRLLVTRIFKSLEKPLIIHGQTVEVTVSIGVATYPLCATDATGLMKCADVAMYRAKELGRNRVQYYSVDFHEKMVSRMQLEFDLKQAIKGDQLTLFFQPQLDTHSEQLVGVEALIRWQHHTLGMIQPDEFIPIAEESDLIIDIGRWVIEAACRQFSQWVETAQGTHICFSIAVNLSARQLKDHALSEFLQRCLAQHNIPADLVELELTESHLENSLSAVEMLNSLSATGVRLSLDDFGTGYSSLSHLSQFPFSILKIDKSFVQSGDDKQQRTLLKAICAFAHSLGYETVAEGIETEEQKQLCQSLNVNRLQGYLFSQPISAESFENNWLQSVV, from the coding sequence ATGGATATTTTGATTATTGATGATGATGCGGTTGACCGGATGTCAGCCATCAGAACTTTGCGTAAATCAGAACTGGTTTTAGATAGAATTGATCAGTCTGATACTGCTGCCGAGGGCATTCGTCTGGCTTCTGAGCACAACTATGACGTGATTTTACTCGATTACCAGATTCCGCCTTCAAACGGTATTGAAATATTGCGTGAGATTCGGGGCGGCAATGATTATTCCACCGCGATAGTGATGCTAAGCCATAGTAATGATGAAAGACTGGCGTTGGCGTGTGTCGAAGCCGGTGCGCAAGATTTTATTATGAAAAGTGAAGTCACATCGTCACGTTTGAAACGTGCAATTTTGATTTCACAAGAACGGCATTCGCTTGAGCAAGAAGTTCGTTCAAGCCATGATCAACTGCGGTATATCGCGGAGCGTGATAGCTTGACTGGGTTACGCAATCGATATTTTTTTGATGAGACACTTCGTGATGCCGTGACCAGAAACTCACGCACTGGTGAGCAACTGGTTTTATTATTATTAGATTTAGATAACTTCAAAAAAGTCAACGATGTGCTGGGGCATCAGGCCGGAGACCGCCTGCTTCAAGAGATTGCCCGGCGCCTGGAGCAACCGATCCGAGAAAGTGACAAGTTGTGCCGTTTAGGCGGTGATGAATTTGCGATTCTTGTTTATGATCTGCCGCAACTTGAGCATGTCCGGTTACTGGTTACTCGTATTTTTAAATCGTTAGAGAAACCGCTGATCATTCATGGACAAACCGTAGAAGTCACTGTAAGTATTGGGGTTGCGACTTATCCATTATGTGCGACAGATGCGACAGGATTAATGAAGTGTGCTGATGTTGCGATGTATCGCGCCAAAGAGCTTGGACGCAATCGCGTTCAATATTATTCCGTTGATTTCCATGAAAAAATGGTCTCGCGGATGCAACTGGAATTTGACTTAAAGCAAGCGATTAAAGGCGATCAATTGACTCTGTTTTTCCAGCCACAATTGGATACACATTCAGAGCAGTTGGTGGGTGTCGAAGCCCTGATTCGTTGGCAACATCACACATTAGGCATGATACAACCTGATGAATTTATTCCGATTGCCGAGGAGTCGGACCTGATTATTGATATTGGTCGCTGGGTGATTGAAGCGGCTTGCCGCCAGTTTAGTCAATGGGTCGAGACCGCCCAAGGAACGCATATCTGCTTTTCCATCGCGGTCAATCTTTCTGCACGTCAATTAAAGGATCATGCGTTGTCGGAGTTCCTGCAACGCTGTCTGGCACAACACAATATTCCCGCAGATCTCGTTGAATTGGAGTTAACGGAAAGTCATTTAGAAAATAGCCTCAGTGCGGTTGAAATGCTAAATAGTCTGTCCGCAACGGGAGTGCGGCTCTCTTTGGACGATTTTGGCACCGGCTATTCATCTTTATCGCACCTGAGTCAGTTTCCGTTCAGTATCTTGAAGATCGATAAATCCTTTGTGCAAAGCGGCGATGATAAGCAGCAACGAACCTTACTCAAAGCTATCTGCGCATTTGCCCATTCATTGGGCTACGAAACGGTGGCTGAAGGGATTGAAACCGAAGAACAGAAACAACTTTGCCAGTCACTGAATGTCAATCGACTCCAAGGTTATTTATTTTCACAGCCTATCTCGGCAGAGTCATTTGAAAACAACTGGCTTCAGAGCGTGGTGTAA
- a CDS encoding NADPH-dependent 2,4-dienoyl-CoA reductase, translating into MTASAHPHYPHLFQPLDLGFTTLKNRVLMGSMHTGLEDIPHGEKRLAAYYAERARGGVGLIVTGGIGPNPEGATHPNSPGLITAAQIQAHRVITQAVHTEGGKICLQILHTGRYAYNPALVAPSAIQAPINRFKPNALDESGIEKQLDDFVQTALNAQQAGYDGVEIMGSEGYLINQFIATRTNQRDDHWGGNYHHRIRFPLEVVRRVRAAVGQHFILIYRLSMLDLVEGGSSAAEVTELGQAIEAAGATLINTGIGWHEARIPTIATCVPRAAFTWVTKHFRQAFKIPVITTNRINTPEMAESVLARGDADMVSMARPFLADPEFVYKAQHGRSDEINTCIGCNQACLDHVFAGKIASCLVNPLACHETEFVISPTAQPKQIAVVGAGPAGLAAAVTAARCGHRVTLFDAASDIGGQFNIAKQIPGKSEFHETLRYFARQLALLPVDIRLNTHVDVEQLNQSDVDEVIIATGVFPRTPAIEGINHTKVLSYLDVLREQHAVGQRVAIIGAGGIGFDVAEYLSHAPGQAALTTPQTFMQQWGIDMDLKARGGIEGMQPSHPKSPRQIYLLQRKTAKVGAALGKTTGWIHRASLQNRGVQMISGCEYVRIDDDGLWLHVNHEEQCLCVDHVIICAGQEPLRTLTEGLNKPYHLIGGADLAAELDAKRAIHQGTVTAMQI; encoded by the coding sequence ATGACGGCATCTGCTCATCCGCACTATCCACATCTGTTCCAACCACTGGATTTAGGGTTTACGACCCTGAAAAACCGAGTGTTGATGGGGTCGATGCATACCGGATTGGAAGACATCCCTCACGGTGAAAAACGCCTTGCCGCTTATTATGCCGAACGTGCCAGAGGCGGCGTCGGTTTGATTGTGACCGGTGGCATCGGCCCGAACCCCGAAGGCGCAACACATCCGAATAGTCCGGGGCTCATCACCGCTGCACAAATTCAGGCCCATCGGGTGATCACCCAAGCCGTTCATACCGAAGGTGGCAAAATCTGCCTGCAAATTCTGCATACCGGACGATATGCTTATAACCCCGCGCTGGTGGCACCATCGGCAATTCAGGCACCGATTAACCGCTTCAAACCAAATGCCCTCGATGAATCAGGTATCGAAAAACAACTTGATGACTTTGTGCAAACGGCACTCAACGCACAACAGGCTGGTTATGATGGTGTCGAAATCATGGGCTCTGAAGGTTATCTGATCAATCAGTTCATTGCGACGCGTACCAACCAACGCGATGATCACTGGGGAGGAAACTATCACCATCGCATTCGCTTTCCGTTAGAAGTCGTGCGACGCGTCAGAGCCGCAGTGGGTCAACATTTCATTCTCATCTACCGTCTTTCGATGCTGGATCTGGTTGAGGGTGGCTCCAGTGCTGCAGAAGTTACCGAGCTCGGTCAAGCCATTGAAGCCGCCGGCGCAACCCTGATCAATACCGGCATTGGCTGGCATGAGGCCAGAATCCCCACGATTGCAACGTGTGTCCCACGGGCCGCTTTTACGTGGGTGACAAAACATTTTCGTCAAGCCTTTAAGATTCCGGTGATTACCACCAACCGTATTAACACCCCGGAAATGGCTGAAAGTGTCTTAGCCCGTGGTGATGCCGATATGGTTTCCATGGCTCGCCCTTTTTTGGCCGACCCCGAATTCGTCTACAAAGCCCAGCATGGCCGCAGTGATGAAATCAATACCTGTATCGGCTGTAATCAGGCGTGTCTCGACCATGTCTTTGCCGGCAAGATCGCTAGTTGTCTGGTGAATCCATTGGCTTGTCATGAAACCGAATTCGTGATCAGCCCCACCGCTCAACCGAAGCAAATCGCGGTGGTTGGTGCCGGCCCGGCCGGACTAGCCGCGGCTGTCACAGCGGCCCGGTGCGGTCATCGAGTCACCTTATTTGACGCCGCATCTGACATTGGTGGTCAATTTAATATTGCTAAACAAATTCCGGGCAAATCCGAGTTTCACGAGACGCTACGCTATTTTGCTCGTCAACTCGCGTTATTGCCGGTCGATATTCGGCTCAACACACACGTTGATGTTGAGCAACTCAATCAGTCGGATGTAGATGAAGTTATCATTGCAACCGGCGTCTTTCCCCGGACACCCGCAATAGAGGGGATCAATCACACAAAAGTGCTCAGTTATCTCGATGTCTTACGGGAACAACACGCTGTCGGTCAACGAGTCGCGATCATCGGTGCCGGAGGTATTGGGTTTGATGTAGCGGAATATCTGTCTCATGCACCGGGTCAAGCCGCATTGACCACACCCCAGACCTTTATGCAGCAATGGGGGATTGATATGGATCTCAAGGCCCGCGGTGGCATCGAAGGCATGCAACCCTCCCACCCGAAATCGCCACGCCAGATTTATCTTCTCCAACGTAAAACAGCCAAAGTAGGTGCAGCATTAGGCAAAACAACCGGCTGGATTCATCGCGCCAGTTTACAAAACAGAGGCGTTCAAATGATATCAGGCTGTGAGTATGTGCGGATTGATGATGATGGCCTGTGGCTACACGTCAACCACGAAGAGCAATGTCTCTGCGTGGATCATGTGATCATTTGTGCCGGACAAGAACCGCTGCGGACACTGACCGAGGGCCTGAATAAACCCTACCATTTGATCGGGGGGGCTGATCTCGCTGCTGAACTCGATGCCAAACGAGCCATTCATCAAGGCACGGTCACTGCGATGCAGATATAG
- a CDS encoding TetR/AcrR family transcriptional regulator codes for MKSRKLNYHHGDLRRSLLQSADLMLRDTGIEGLSLRKLADHVGVSRTALYHHFQDKNELLCALAEQGFHHWYQRTRQLVESATHDHHETFRQFFYHYIQDATTTPETYELMFGRAIWKQAQATPALKEIAYLCFQYQVDITARWQQLGLFPQEETTVRLAQVIWSTMHGLARLVIDGVYADSQHIEDMCDCAIRMLVIPKAGECE; via the coding sequence ATGAAATCAAGAAAATTGAACTACCATCATGGTGATCTGCGGCGAAGCTTATTACAGTCAGCCGATCTTATGCTGAGAGACACAGGGATTGAAGGGCTGTCATTACGCAAGCTGGCGGACCACGTCGGTGTGTCACGGACCGCGTTATATCACCATTTTCAGGATAAAAATGAATTACTCTGCGCGTTGGCTGAGCAGGGGTTTCATCATTGGTATCAGCGTACCCGTCAATTAGTCGAAAGCGCAACGCATGATCATCACGAGACGTTTCGCCAGTTCTTTTATCACTATATTCAGGATGCGACCACAACGCCGGAAACATATGAACTGATGTTTGGCCGGGCTATCTGGAAGCAAGCACAGGCCACTCCCGCATTAAAAGAAATTGCCTACCTCTGTTTTCAGTATCAGGTCGACATCACCGCTCGCTGGCAGCAATTGGGGCTTTTTCCTCAGGAAGAAACAACCGTACGGCTCGCACAGGTTATTTGGAGCACCATGCACGGTTTAGCGCGATTGGTCATCGATGGCGTGTATGCCGATAGTCAACATATTGAAGATATGTGTGATTGTGCGATTCGAATGTTGGTCATACCAAAAGCGGGTGAATGCGAATAG